A genomic window from Quercus lobata isolate SW786 chromosome 10, ValleyOak3.0 Primary Assembly, whole genome shotgun sequence includes:
- the LOC115964676 gene encoding uncharacterized protein LOC115964676, producing MPDEHPSKCLKLQFEEIDCDPRTRKQICEFPINKQDEIRQAYLIEDPYQPKNIDYPYNDDTHRRRFQPSWFVSHKDWLEYSPSMDAIYCLPCYLFSKKPIGRPRSDAFISTGFNNWKKVKDGMNCPLIRHVGKEPNSPHKIAVKCCEDLKNYSRHIDKLIEKQTSKELENNRLRLKTSIECARWLAFQACAFRGHDESLDSKNRGNFIELIKFTSTFNDKVTSVVLENSPRNAKYTSPTIQKEILHILASNVRNAIREEIGDTKFCILVDEARDESKRKQMAIILRFVDKEGFIKECLFHVVHVRETTALTLKNEICVVLSRYNLHIENIRGQGYDGASNMCGEWNGLQALFLKDCPYAYYVHCMAHRLQLVLVTASREVKDVHQFFDHLVNIINIVVGSSKRNDELQHAQAKQVENMIASNEIETGRGANQIVSTTKSLIQKLRDDGWEPLLASVISFCEQHEIDIPDMNARYTKGRGRYRRQDDDLTMEHHFRIGIFTVAIDFQLLFKIVHICNLVKKYYPQDFTEHEQELLESQLQHYELDVIKHPDFQNMSTISKLCRGLKILGKSKIYFLIDRIIRLVLTLPVSTATTERDFSAMKLLKIRLRNRMEDELLADNMIVYIEKELQGISL from the exons ATGCCTGATGAACACCCCTCCAAATGTctaaaacttcaatttgaagaGATAGATTGTGATCCAAGAacacgtaaacaaatatgtgaatttcctatcaacaaacaagatgaaatccGACAAGCTTATCTCATAGAAGAtccatatcaacctaaaaatatagactatCCATACAATGATGATACTCATCGTCGTCGATTTCAACCTTCATGGTTTGTTTCACATAAGGATTGGTTGGAATACTCACCTTCAATGGATGCGATATATTGTCTACCTTGCTACCTTTTTAGTAAGAAACCAATAGGTCGTCCCAGATCAGATGCATTCATTTCAACAGGttttaataattggaaaaaGGTGAAAGATGGAATGAATTGTCCTTTAATTCGTCATGTAGGGAAAGAACCAAACTCCCCACATAAAATTGCAGTGAAATGTTGCGAGGATTTAAAGAATTATTCACGACATATTGACAAGCTAATTGAGAAACAAACGTCAAAAGAATTAGAGAATAATCGGTTGCGGCTCAAAACCTCAATAGAGTGTGCTCGATGGCTAGCATTCCAAGCTTGTGCTTTTAGAGGTCATGATGAAAGCCTTGATTCAAAAAATAGaggtaattttattgaattgataAAATTCACATCAACTTTCAATGACAAAGTAACGAGTGTTGTCTTGGAAAATTCTCCAAGAAATGCCAAATATACATCACCCACAATTCAAAAGGAGATTTTGCATATTCTTGCTAGTAATGTGCGAAATGCTATTCGTGAAGAAATTGGGGatacaaaattttgcattcttgTTGATGAAGCCCGGGATGAGTCGAAGAGAAAGCAAATGGCCATCATTTTGAGGTTTGTTGATAAAGAAGGTTTCATTAAAGAGTGTTTATTTCATGTTGTGCATGTTAGAGAGACTACTGCATTGACTTTAAAGAACGAGATATGTGTTGTCCTTTCTCGTTACAACCTCCACATTGAAAATATTCGAGGTCAAGGATATGATGGGGCTAGTAACATGTGTGGTGAATGGAATGGATTACAAGCTCTTTTTCTTAAAGATTGCCCATATGCTTATTATGTACATTGTATGGCTCATAGGTTGCAATTAGTTCTAGTTACAGCATCTAGAGAAGTAAAAGATGTCCATCAATTCTTTGATCATTTGGTTAATATTATCAATATTGTTGTTGGTTCTAGTAAGCGTAATGATGAATTGCAACATGCTCAAGCAAAACAAGTTGAGAATATGATTGCTTCTAATGAAATTGAAACTGGAAGAGGTGCAAACCAAATTG TTTCAACTACAAAATCACTTATTCAAAAGTTGAGAGATGATGGATGGGAGCCTTTACTTGCTAGTGTTATATCATTTTGTGAGCAACATGAAATTGATATTCCTGATATGAATGCTCGTTACACTAAAGGTCGAGGTAGATATCGTCGTCAAGATGACGATTTAACAATGGAACATCATTTTAGAATTGGCATATTTACAGTTGCAATAGACTTTCAATT ATTATTCAAAATTGTTCATATATGCAATTTGGTTAAGAAATATTATCCTCAAGATTTCACTGAACATGAACAAGAACTTTTGGAGTCTCAATTGCAACATTATGAGCTTGATGTGATAAAACATCCAGATTTTCAGAATATGAGTACAATTTCTAAGCTATGTAGgggattaaaaattttaggaaagtctaaaatctattttttgattGATAGAATTATTCGTCTTGTGTTGACCCTTCCAGTTTCTACAGCAACTACAGAACGAGATTTCTCAGCTAtgaagttgttaaaaataagaCTTCGCAATAGAATGGAGGATGAGCTTTTGGCAGATAATATGATAGTTTATATAGAGAAGGAATTGCAGGGAATTTCACTATAG